A single Brassica rapa cultivar Chiifu-401-42 chromosome A04, CAAS_Brap_v3.01, whole genome shotgun sequence DNA region contains:
- the LOC103865726 gene encoding CASP-like protein 4D2, with the protein MSCSNISGLSSAYSLITRFIRKYLLNALNSYLFSYMAPFLVSLRVVLLSLRVLTVAFLVITVIILSTNSVTIVSQGNSLKFHFKDVYAYRYMFSAAIIGLLYAVIQLFFSISELATRTKNPFNYQLDFYGDKIISYLVATGSAAGFGVTKDLKDTFLALVVLDSTDPVDKLFSRGYASASMLLFAFFCLAVLSVFSSHTIAKHQFS; encoded by the exons ATGTCTTGTTCAAACATCTCAGGCTTATCTTCTGCTTACTCTTTGATTACCAggtttataagaaaataccTATTAAATGCCTTGAATAGCTACTTATTTTCTTACATGGCACCATTCCTGGTTTCTCTCAGGGTAGTACTCCTTTCTCTTAGAGTTTTGACTGTGGCTTTCCTCGTCATAACTGTCATCATCCTAAGCACCAACAGCGTCACCATTGTATCTCAAGGAAACTCATTGAAATTTCATTTCAAAGATGTTTATGCCTATAG ATACATGTTTTCAGCCGCTATCATTGGATTACTTTACGCTGTCATACAACTGTTCTTCTCAATCTCTGAACTCGCCACCAGAACTAAAAACCCTTTCAATTATCAACTGGATTTTTACGGTGACaag ATAATATCATATCTAGTGGCAACTGGTTCGGCGGCTGGATTTGGAGTGACCAAAGATTTAAAAGATACATTTCTAGCATTAGTCGTATTGGATTCGACTGATCCTGTAGATAAGCTCTTTAGCAGAGGATACGCATCGGCTAGTATGCTTCTCTTTGCTTTCTTCTGCCTCGCTGTTTTATCTGTTTTTTCATCACACACCATTGCCAAACACCAGTTTAGTTAA